The genomic region AAGCCGGCCAAGGATGTGAAGGAGTGCGCCGACTTCAACAGCCTTTCCCCGGAGAAGCGCGGCCTGCCCGCGACCGGATTGCCGTCTCGCGAGTTCGTGACGTGTTTCGCAGCGATCTGGGGCACCATGAAGGACCCCGTGATCGATCTTGCCAAGGCTGCCGCGGACTATGACCAGCATGCCGACGTCGGCACCAAGCAGGAACTGGGTGCGTTCGAGAAGATCAATACCAATCTCGCCAGGATCGCGTCGGGCCAGGACGATGCGCCTTCCTTCAACGCGATCTGGCAGGCGGCCATGCGGATCATCGCGATCGGCGAAAAGATCGAGAAAGCAAACTCGAAGGAGAACCGCGACAAGGTGGCGAAGGCAATCAAGGATCTCGTGGAAGCGCTTTGAGGAGGGCGGCGATGGTTGGGCTACATCAATATTTCGGAACGCATACGGGAGATTTGAAGATCTATGTGGGTGTTCAAGGTCGGGTCTGGCAGCTTCACTTCGTTCAACGCTACCATGGCGGCGTTTACCGGCTCGTACAATGCATTCGGAAGCAGCGGCACCTTCACCATAGCCATCCAGCTTGTGCATGCCCAAAATGCCACGTCCGGCACCTGCAACGTGACGCTCAACAACAGCACAGATGCGAACGCAGCCTACACGGTCTCGGGAAACAAGTTCTCTCTCCAGACCAATCTCAATCCGACGCCCATCGACATCTATGTCAGCCAGGGCGGAACGCAGTTCGATGGGGTTTCGGGGCATAATCTCTGGATCGGCCAGTGGTCCTGAGCTGGAGGCCAGTCAGAAGATGTTCGGCGCCTTGATAGCCGCGCGCTCCTGCGCCTCACGGCGCAACCCGCTGCGCGAGCTTGGCTAAAGCGCGATGCGATTAGGATGAATCGTCATCGCGCTCCAGGTTATTGTTTGAGCATGATCTTTTCGGAAAACCGCTGCACACTTTTCCGGATCATGCTCTAGCTTCCGCAAGGGAGACGCAACACCCGCCCGCACCCGGCGCCTCGGCGAGAGAGCAAACAATCCGCCCAATACTTGAGCAATTGCGTGGCGCAATGCCGTCGCACAGGGAATGAGCAGGCGTCGATCGCCGGCGTAACCTTCTGAGTACGCTGTAAATTCGTTCTCCGCCCGCGCCCCTCCGCAATTGTACACAATGGCACGGCGCTTGCAGAACTCCCGGCCAAGAGAGTTCTCGCGGGGCCGTCATGTTGAACTCAGCCAAACCCACCAAGGGCGTCGTCAGCGCCGAGCCCGAGCCGATCACGCTCGACTGGCCCGCCACCGCGCTTCTCATCATCGACATGCAGCGGGATTTCATGGAGCCCGGAGGTTTTGGCGAGACGCTGGGCAACGACGTCAGCCAGCTCGCGCGCGCGGTGAAGCCGATCGGTGCGGTGCTGACGGCGGCACGCGACACCGGCATGCTGGTCATTCACACGCGCGAGGGGCATCTGCCCGATCTCTCCGACGCGCCGCCGGCGAAGATCAAGCGCGGCGCGCCGAGCCTTCGCATCGGCGATCCCGGTCCGATGGGGCGCATCCTCATTCGCGGCGAGGCCGGCCACGACATCATTCCCGAGCTCTATCCGCTCGACAGCGAAATCGTGATCGACAAGCCCGGCAAGGGGGCGTTCTACGCGACCGAGCTCGGCGACGTCCTTGAGAAATACGGCATCGAGAATTTGCTCGTGTGCGGCGTCACCACGGAGGTGTGCGTCAACACCACGGTGCGCGAGGCCAATGACCGCGGCTATCGCTGCGTTGTCATCGCCGACGGCTGCGCGTCCTACTTCCCCGAGTTTCACGAGATGGGCCTGAAGATGATCAAGGCCCAGGGCGGCATCTTCGGCTGGGTCGCGGATTCAGCCGCAGTTCTGGAGGCAATGAAGGTTTCGACCACATAGGGGTATTATCATGAGCACATTGACGGAGGCGGCCGGCAGTTCTGATCTGAACAAGTCCGGGTTCAAGCCGGCGCTATGGACATCGGGCGACTGGAACGCGTTTTTCGGCTTCGGCACCAACATCCTCGTCAATATGCTGGTGCTCACGGGCCTGTTGCGCTTCGTGCTGAAGATGCCCGATAGCCTCGTGTTCGGCCGCATCCTGCCCGCGCTGGGGCTGATGATGTGCCTCTCCACCTTCTATTACGCGTATCTCGCCTACCGCCTCGCCCAGAAGACCGGCCGCAACGACGTCTGCGCGCTGCCGTCGGGCGTCAGCGTGCCGCACATGTTCATCGTCACC from Bradyrhizobium sp. CB1015 harbors:
- a CDS encoding cysteine hydrolase family protein; translated protein: MLNSAKPTKGVVSAEPEPITLDWPATALLIIDMQRDFMEPGGFGETLGNDVSQLARAVKPIGAVLTAARDTGMLVIHTREGHLPDLSDAPPAKIKRGAPSLRIGDPGPMGRILIRGEAGHDIIPELYPLDSEIVIDKPGKGAFYATELGDVLEKYGIENLLVCGVTTEVCVNTTVREANDRGYRCVVIADGCASYFPEFHEMGLKMIKAQGGIFGWVADSAAVLEAMKVSTT